A section of the Streptomyces sp. CG1 genome encodes:
- the tuf gene encoding elongation factor Tu, translating into MSKTAYVRTKPHLNIGTMGHVDHGKTTLTAAITKVLAERGNGTFVPFDRIDRAPEEAARGITINIAHVEYETDTRHYAHVDMPGHADYVKNMVTGAAQLDGAILVVSALDGIMPQTAEHVLLARQVGVDHIVVALNKADGTDDEELIDLVELEVRDLLTAQGYPGDSVPVVRVSGLGALEGDPRWAASIEALLDAVDTYVPMPERYLDAPFLLSVENVLTITGRGTVVTGAVERGTVRVGDRVEVLGAELETVVTGVETFGKPMEEAQAGDNVALLLRGVPRDAVRRGHVVAVPGSVVPRRRFTAQVYVLSAREGGRTTPVATGYRPQFYIRTADVVGDVDLGPVGVARPGDTVEMTVELGREVPLEPGLGFAIREGGRTVGAGTVIAVG; encoded by the coding sequence ATGTCCAAAACGGCCTACGTGCGCACCAAGCCGCACCTGAACATCGGCACCATGGGTCACGTCGACCACGGCAAGACCACCCTGACCGCCGCCATCACCAAGGTCCTCGCCGAGCGCGGCAACGGCACGTTCGTGCCGTTCGACCGCATCGACCGGGCCCCGGAGGAGGCCGCCCGCGGCATCACCATCAACATCGCGCACGTCGAGTACGAGACCGACACCCGGCACTACGCCCACGTGGACATGCCGGGCCACGCCGACTACGTCAAGAACATGGTCACCGGAGCCGCGCAGCTCGACGGGGCGATCCTCGTCGTCTCCGCGCTCGACGGGATCATGCCGCAGACCGCCGAACATGTGCTGCTCGCGCGGCAGGTGGGCGTGGACCACATCGTCGTCGCCCTCAACAAGGCCGACGGCACGGACGACGAGGAACTCATCGACCTCGTCGAGCTGGAGGTCCGCGACCTGCTCACCGCCCAGGGCTACCCCGGCGACTCCGTACCGGTCGTACGGGTCTCGGGCCTCGGGGCGCTGGAGGGCGACCCGCGCTGGGCGGCGTCCATCGAGGCGCTGCTCGACGCGGTGGACACGTACGTGCCGATGCCGGAGCGGTATCTGGACGCGCCGTTCCTGTTGTCCGTCGAGAACGTGCTCACCATCACCGGGCGGGGGACGGTCGTCACCGGGGCCGTCGAACGTGGCACGGTTCGGGTCGGTGACCGGGTCGAGGTGCTCGGCGCGGAGCTCGAGACGGTCGTCACCGGCGTCGAGACCTTCGGCAAGCCGATGGAGGAGGCGCAGGCCGGGGACAACGTGGCGCTGCTGCTGCGAGGCGTCCCGAGGGACGCCGTCCGCCGCGGCCATGTCGTGGCCGTGCCCGGCAGCGTGGTGCCGCGTCGGCGGTTCACCGCGCAGGTGTACGTGCTCTCCGCGCGGGAGGGCGGTCGTACGACGCCGGTCGCGACCGGGTATCGGCCGCAGTTCTACATCCGTACGGCGGATGTGGTGGGGGACGTCGACCTCGGTCCGGTGGGCGTGGCCCGGCCGGGAGACACCGTGGAGATGACTGTCGAGCTGGGACGGGAGGTTCCCTTGGAGCCCGGGCTGGGGTTCGCCATCCGTGAGGGCGGGCGGACCGTCGGAGCGGGGACCGTCATCGCCGTGGGATGA
- a CDS encoding DNA alkylation repair protein: MTAPGATPPDLPRSALADTVLERVTAVFPTAAGPERAGAMRTYMKDVAPFLGIPTPERRALSRTVLAGTPRPDEADCTAIALRCWALPEREYHYFAVDFLRRHVARCSSGFLPVARHLVTTIPWWDTVDLLAAHVVGRLVTADPGLTADMDSWIGDGNLWVARTALLHQLPYKERTDPERLFTYCLLQSGHPDFFIRKAIGWALREYAKTDPEAVRAFLARERGRFAPLTVREALKNIGA, from the coding sequence ATGACCGCCCCCGGCGCGACCCCGCCGGACCTGCCGCGCAGTGCGCTCGCCGACACCGTGCTGGAACGGGTGACGGCCGTGTTCCCGACCGCCGCCGGCCCCGAGCGGGCCGGCGCGATGCGGACGTACATGAAGGACGTGGCGCCCTTCCTCGGCATTCCCACCCCGGAGCGCCGCGCCCTGTCCCGCACCGTCCTCGCGGGCACGCCCCGCCCCGACGAGGCCGACTGCACGGCGATCGCGCTGCGCTGCTGGGCGCTGCCCGAGCGTGAGTACCACTACTTCGCGGTGGACTTCCTGCGCCGGCACGTGGCCCGCTGCTCCTCCGGCTTCCTGCCGGTGGCCCGGCACCTCGTCACGACCATCCCCTGGTGGGACACCGTCGACCTGCTCGCCGCGCACGTGGTCGGCCGCCTGGTCACCGCCGACCCCGGGCTCACCGCCGACATGGACAGCTGGATCGGCGACGGCAACCTGTGGGTGGCCCGCACGGCCCTGCTCCACCAGCTGCCCTACAAGGAACGCACCGACCCCGAGCGGCTGTTCACCTACTGCCTGCTCCAGTCCGGGCACCCCGACTTCTTCATCCGCAAGGCGATCGGCTGGGCGCTGCGCGAGTACGCGAAGACCGACCCCGAGGCCGTACGGGCCTTCCTGGCGCGGGAGCGGGGCCGGTTCGCCCCGCTGACCGTGCGGGAGGCGCTGAAGAACATCGGTGCCTGA
- a CDS encoding glutathione-independent formaldehyde dehydrogenase — MKAVVYEEPFSVVVKDVQDPRIQHPNDVLVRVTSTAICGSDLHMYEGRTAAESGIVFGHENLGIVEEVGSGVTSLAKGDRVVMPFNVACGFCKNCLAGKTGFCLTVNPGFAGGAYGYVAMGPYKGGQAELLRVPFADFNCLKLPPGEEFETDFVLLADIFPTGYHGCELAQVAPGESVAVYGAGPVGLMAAYSALLRGAAKVFSVDRVPERLAKAAEIGAIPIDFTKGDPAAQIKEQTGGEGTDKGVDAVGYQAQAHDASHEEPAIVLNELVETVRPTGMLGVPGLYVPSDPGGPDEHAKHGQLLVSIGRMFEKGQQMGTGQCNVKRYNRQLRDLIIAGRAKPSFVVSHELPLDQAPLAYEKFDKRIEGYTKVVLHPGHALAA; from the coding sequence GTGAAAGCCGTCGTCTATGAAGAGCCTTTCAGTGTGGTCGTGAAGGACGTCCAGGATCCTCGGATCCAGCACCCCAACGATGTGCTCGTACGCGTCACGTCGACCGCCATATGCGGCTCGGACCTGCACATGTACGAGGGCCGTACCGCGGCCGAGTCGGGCATCGTCTTCGGACACGAGAACCTCGGCATCGTCGAGGAGGTCGGCAGCGGCGTGACCTCCCTGGCCAAGGGTGACCGCGTCGTGATGCCTTTCAACGTCGCCTGCGGATTCTGCAAGAACTGCCTCGCGGGAAAGACCGGCTTCTGTCTGACGGTCAATCCCGGATTCGCCGGCGGGGCCTACGGCTACGTGGCGATGGGCCCGTACAAGGGTGGCCAGGCCGAGCTGCTGCGGGTGCCGTTCGCCGACTTCAACTGCCTGAAACTGCCGCCGGGGGAAGAGTTCGAGACCGACTTCGTGTTGCTCGCCGACATCTTCCCGACGGGCTACCACGGGTGCGAACTCGCCCAGGTGGCCCCCGGTGAGAGCGTGGCCGTCTACGGCGCCGGCCCGGTGGGTCTGATGGCCGCCTACTCCGCGCTGCTGCGCGGTGCCGCGAAGGTCTTCTCCGTCGACCGGGTGCCCGAGCGGCTCGCCAAGGCAGCGGAGATCGGAGCCATCCCGATCGACTTCACCAAGGGCGACCCGGCGGCGCAGATCAAGGAACAGACCGGAGGTGAGGGCACCGACAAGGGCGTCGACGCGGTCGGCTACCAGGCCCAGGCACACGACGCCAGCCACGAGGAACCCGCCATCGTCCTCAACGAACTGGTCGAGACGGTACGGCCGACGGGCATGCTCGGCGTACCGGGTCTGTACGTGCCCTCGGACCCGGGCGGTCCCGACGAGCACGCCAAGCACGGCCAACTGCTGGTCTCCATCGGCCGGATGTTCGAGAAGGGCCAGCAGATGGGCACCGGTCAGTGCAACGTCAAGCGGTACAACCGCCAGCTGCGCGACCTGATCATCGCCGGGCGGGCCAAGCCCAGTTTCGTGGTCTCCCACGAGCTGCCGCTGGACCAGGCACCGCTGGCGTACGAGAAGTTCGACAAGCGGATCGAGGGCTACACCAAGGTCGTCCTGCACCCTGGTCACGCGCTCGCCGCGTGA
- a CDS encoding TVP38/TMEM64 family protein gives MLDATNRSGGTVTASPRVAATECAVPASPLSGAGFAGRCTRAVRSPYARLSLLLALLAGAAAGVLVFEPQRLLTHGWPPQLGGAAAAVVFAVAYGLCTVAFVPRPLLNLAAGALFGSQLGIAASLAGTVLGAGVAFGLGRMLGQDALRPLLRGRWLKAADEQLSRHGFRSMLAARLFPGVPFWAANYCAAVSRMRWWPFLLATAVGSVPNTAAYAVAGARASTPTSPAFLIAMAGIAVPALLGTVVAWRKRHHLRGR, from the coding sequence ATGCTCGATGCCACCAACCGCTCTGGGGGCACCGTCACGGCCTCTCCCCGAGTCGCCGCCACGGAGTGCGCCGTACCCGCGTCACCCCTGTCCGGCGCGGGGTTCGCCGGCCGCTGCACGCGCGCGGTGCGGTCCCCCTACGCCCGGCTCTCGCTGCTGCTCGCCCTGCTGGCCGGTGCCGCCGCGGGCGTGCTGGTCTTCGAGCCGCAGCGGCTGCTGACCCACGGCTGGCCGCCGCAGCTCGGCGGGGCCGCGGCGGCCGTGGTGTTCGCGGTGGCGTACGGGCTGTGCACGGTGGCGTTCGTGCCGCGGCCGCTGCTCAACCTGGCCGCGGGCGCGCTGTTCGGCTCACAGCTGGGGATCGCGGCCTCGCTGGCGGGCACGGTGCTCGGGGCGGGCGTGGCGTTCGGGCTCGGCCGGATGCTCGGGCAGGACGCGCTGCGCCCGCTGCTGCGGGGCCGCTGGCTGAAGGCGGCCGACGAGCAGCTGAGCCGGCACGGGTTCCGGTCCATGCTGGCGGCCCGGCTCTTTCCCGGCGTGCCGTTCTGGGCGGCGAACTACTGCGCGGCCGTGTCCCGGATGCGCTGGTGGCCGTTCCTGCTGGCCACGGCCGTGGGGTCGGTCCCGAACACCGCGGCCTACGCGGTCGCCGGCGCCCGTGCCTCGACGCCGACGTCCCCCGCCTTCCTGATCGCGATGGCCGGCATCGCCGTACCGGCGCTGCTGGGCACGGTGGTGGCCTGGCGCAAGCGCCACCACTTGCGCGGCCGGTAA
- a CDS encoding acetyl-CoA C-acyltransferase, with product MRDAVIVEAVRTPIGKGKPNGSLAHVHPVQLLAHTLRTLVERSGVDPVLIDDVIGGTVDQVGEQAMNTTRYAVLAAGFPDTVPATTVDRQCGSSQQAVHFAAQGVISGAYDLVIACGVESMSRVPMWSNVPAGKDPFGPGVAERYPEGLVPQGISAELIAAKWSLTRARMDEFAVSSHRKAAAAWQAGLFDAEVAPLDGVARDESVRPGSTPEVLAGLKPAYYDPGFGERFPQIEWNVTAGNASPVNDGASAVLITSSETAARLGLRPLARLHSFAVTGSDPLLMLTGVIPATEKVLHKAGLSVADIDLFEVNEAFSSVVLAWQQETGADLARVNVHGGAIALGHPLGASGTRLTTTLVHAMRERGARYALQTMCEAGGLANAMILEGV from the coding sequence ATGCGCGACGCAGTGATCGTCGAAGCCGTACGCACCCCCATCGGCAAGGGGAAGCCGAACGGCTCCCTCGCCCACGTCCACCCCGTGCAGCTGCTCGCCCACACCCTGCGCACCCTGGTCGAGCGCTCCGGCGTCGACCCTGTGCTGATCGACGACGTCATCGGCGGCACCGTCGACCAGGTCGGCGAGCAGGCCATGAACACCACCCGGTACGCCGTCCTCGCCGCCGGCTTCCCCGACACGGTCCCCGCGACCACCGTGGACCGCCAGTGCGGCTCCTCCCAGCAAGCCGTGCACTTCGCCGCACAGGGCGTGATCTCCGGCGCCTACGATCTCGTGATCGCCTGCGGTGTGGAGTCGATGAGCCGGGTGCCGATGTGGTCCAACGTGCCCGCCGGCAAGGACCCGTTCGGGCCCGGCGTCGCCGAGCGCTACCCCGAGGGCCTGGTCCCGCAGGGGATCAGCGCCGAGCTGATCGCCGCCAAATGGTCCCTCACGCGTGCGCGGATGGACGAGTTCGCCGTCTCCTCGCACCGGAAGGCGGCCGCGGCGTGGCAGGCCGGACTCTTCGACGCCGAGGTCGCCCCGCTGGACGGTGTCGCCCGCGACGAGAGCGTCCGCCCCGGCAGCACCCCGGAGGTCCTCGCCGGCCTCAAGCCGGCCTACTACGACCCCGGCTTCGGCGAGCGCTTCCCGCAGATCGAGTGGAACGTCACGGCGGGCAACGCGAGCCCCGTCAACGACGGTGCCTCCGCCGTGCTGATCACCTCCAGCGAGACCGCCGCCCGCCTGGGCCTGCGCCCGCTCGCCCGGCTGCACAGCTTCGCCGTCACCGGCTCCGACCCGCTGCTGATGCTCACCGGGGTCATCCCGGCGACCGAGAAGGTGCTGCACAAGGCCGGTCTGAGCGTGGCCGACATCGACCTCTTCGAGGTCAACGAGGCCTTCTCCAGTGTGGTCCTCGCCTGGCAGCAGGAGACCGGCGCCGACCTCGCCAGGGTCAACGTGCACGGCGGAGCCATCGCCCTCGGCCACCCGCTCGGCGCCAGCGGCACCCGGCTGACCACCACGCTGGTCCACGCCATGCGCGAGCGCGGCGCCCGCTACGCCCTGCAGACCATGTGCGAGGCGGGCGGACTGGCCAACGCGATGATCCTGGAGGGCGTCTGA
- a CDS encoding winged helix-turn-helix transcriptional regulator, producing the protein MAARKSTQDPRPCSIADALALVGEKYSLLVLREVCLGNSRFDQLVRNIGAPRDILAARLRRLVDAGILTKRAYSERPQRFEYRATQAGLELEPVLMTLKEWGDRHIRKGADLPMAVEHTCGHELVPVITCRACGAEVRHEDLTAHPQAPGWTITGPAA; encoded by the coding sequence ATGGCCGCAAGGAAGTCCACACAAGACCCGCGCCCCTGCTCGATCGCCGACGCCCTCGCGCTGGTCGGCGAGAAGTACTCCCTGCTCGTCCTGCGCGAGGTATGCCTGGGCAACAGCCGCTTCGACCAGCTCGTACGCAACATCGGCGCCCCGCGCGACATCCTGGCCGCCCGGCTGCGCCGACTCGTGGACGCCGGGATCCTCACCAAGCGCGCCTACAGCGAGCGTCCGCAGCGCTTCGAGTACCGGGCCACCCAGGCGGGCCTGGAGCTGGAGCCGGTCCTGATGACGCTGAAGGAATGGGGCGACCGCCACATCCGCAAGGGCGCCGACCTTCCCATGGCCGTCGAGCACACCTGCGGCCACGAGCTGGTCCCGGTCATCACCTGCCGGGCCTGCGGCGCCGAGGTACGCCACGAGGACCTCACGGCCCACCCGCAGGCCCCGGGCTGGACGATCACGGGCCCGGCCGCGTAG
- a CDS encoding undecaprenyl-diphosphate phosphatase: MSWFESLVLGLVQGLTEFLPVSSSAHLRLTAAFSGWEDPGAAFTAITQIGTETAVLIYFRRDIGRILSAWFRSLFDKAMRQDHDAQMGWLVIVGSIPIGVLGVTLKDQIEGPFRDLRVTATMLIVVGLVIGVADRLAARDETGGRHRAPKQRKTLENLGVKDGLIYGLCQACALVPGVSRSGATISGGLFMGYKRESAARYSFLLAIPAVLASGAFEVKDSMSEGHVAWGPTLCATAIAFASGYAVIAWFMKWISHKSFMPFVWYRVALGIAIITLVSADVLSPHAAESAS, from the coding sequence ATGTCTTGGTTTGAATCCCTCGTCCTCGGACTCGTCCAGGGGCTGACGGAGTTCCTGCCCGTCTCCTCGAGCGCGCATCTGCGGCTGACCGCCGCGTTCTCGGGCTGGGAGGACCCTGGCGCGGCCTTCACGGCGATCACGCAGATCGGCACGGAGACCGCGGTGCTGATCTACTTCCGCCGGGACATCGGCCGGATCCTCTCGGCCTGGTTCCGCTCGCTCTTCGACAAGGCGATGCGGCAGGACCACGACGCCCAGATGGGCTGGCTGGTGATCGTCGGCTCGATACCGATCGGCGTGCTGGGCGTGACGCTGAAGGACCAGATCGAGGGGCCGTTCCGCGATCTGCGGGTCACCGCCACCATGCTCATCGTCGTCGGGCTGGTCATCGGCGTCGCCGACCGCCTGGCGGCCCGCGACGAGACCGGCGGCCGGCACCGCGCGCCCAAGCAGCGCAAGACGCTGGAGAATCTGGGCGTCAAAGACGGCCTGATCTACGGCCTGTGCCAGGCCTGCGCGCTCGTCCCGGGCGTCTCCCGCTCCGGTGCCACCATCAGCGGCGGCCTGTTCATGGGCTACAAGCGGGAGTCCGCGGCCCGCTACTCCTTCCTGCTCGCCATCCCGGCGGTGCTCGCCTCGGGCGCGTTCGAGGTGAAGGACTCGATGAGCGAGGGCCATGTGGCCTGGGGCCCGACCCTGTGCGCGACGGCCATCGCGTTCGCCTCGGGATACGCGGTCATCGCGTGGTTCATGAAGTGGATCTCCCACAAGAGCTTCATGCCGTTCGTGTGGTATCGCGTGGCCCTCGGCATCGCCATCATCACCCTGGTCTCGGCGGACGTCCTGAGCCCCCACGCGGCGGAATCGGCGAGCTGA
- a CDS encoding DUF4291 domain-containing protein, translating into MGPTGRSLWRSAETVYERGLTWIKPSFLWMMYRCGWGTKAGQETVLAVEIDRTGFEWALRNACLSHYVPGLHGDQASWKRQLREAPARVQWDPERDLHHHALAYRSLQLGLAGEAAARYADEWIVGIEDVTPLATEVHALVRAGELEGASGLLPVERPFPIGDAVLAHLRA; encoded by the coding sequence ATTGGGCCCACGGGGCGATCTCTGTGGCGATCAGCGGAAACGGTCTACGAACGCGGCTTGACGTGGATCAAGCCATCCTTCCTGTGGATGATGTACCGCTGTGGCTGGGGCACCAAGGCGGGTCAGGAGACCGTACTCGCCGTCGAGATCGATCGCACCGGCTTCGAGTGGGCCCTGCGCAACGCCTGTCTGTCGCACTACGTCCCGGGCCTGCACGGGGACCAGGCCTCCTGGAAGCGGCAGTTGAGGGAGGCTCCGGCGCGTGTCCAGTGGGACCCCGAGCGCGATCTGCACCACCACGCGCTGGCGTACCGGTCGTTGCAGCTCGGCCTCGCGGGGGAGGCGGCGGCCCGGTACGCCGATGAGTGGATCGTGGGCATCGAGGACGTGACCCCGCTGGCAACCGAGGTCCACGCGCTCGTGCGGGCCGGTGAACTGGAGGGCGCGAGTGGGCTGTTGCCCGTGGAGCGGCCGTTTCCGATCGGGGACGCGGTGCTCGCGCATCTGCGGGCGTAG
- a CDS encoding WXG100 family type VII secretion target, which translates to MSDVFSWVSPTQTSPLKDRYPALEFVPCPGDPHTAKHVAGIVQRTAKALHEISDVLHGTGEGDWKGRHADAFREQFDDNFRPKVDKAKKSFSKAGRALTDWADAMPAWQSRAEVLERQAQDAKDALHAAKGKLAGLPPKPMLDLPSKDDAEERKREKTEKDRSAAELAAATAQSDLDRIRAEAHKLATDYDLEGRTVARRLDKAMDIAPHEPGLMKRLGDAFVSIGKALSKIDDMVAAAVSAAVADAVKWLKAHANAIAALGDVLATVSGALGAISLVILLVAPVTGPLAPEFAAAAAAVGVASGAFAIGALGLHGVARAVGGESVVSNRTLVQDVLGALPFGGAFKGVSRVVAASRAADATANFGLVDTVASFIADPTALGYFAPKNDRQAVEAALPGGDLLVAFENAWKTGSDKDKAAQ; encoded by the coding sequence GTGAGCGATGTCTTCTCGTGGGTATCGCCCACGCAGACCTCACCCTTGAAGGACCGGTACCCGGCTCTGGAATTCGTCCCGTGCCCAGGTGACCCTCACACCGCCAAACATGTGGCGGGCATCGTGCAGCGCACGGCCAAGGCTCTGCACGAGATATCCGACGTCCTGCATGGCACGGGCGAGGGCGACTGGAAGGGGCGCCACGCAGACGCGTTTCGCGAGCAGTTCGACGACAACTTCCGCCCCAAGGTCGATAAGGCGAAAAAGTCCTTCAGTAAGGCCGGGAGGGCGTTGACGGACTGGGCTGACGCGATGCCGGCCTGGCAGAGCAGAGCGGAAGTCCTGGAGAGGCAGGCGCAGGACGCCAAGGACGCACTGCACGCGGCGAAGGGGAAGCTGGCCGGTCTGCCTCCCAAGCCGATGCTGGACCTCCCATCCAAGGACGATGCCGAAGAGCGCAAGCGGGAGAAGACCGAGAAGGACAGATCCGCCGCGGAGCTGGCGGCCGCCACGGCGCAGTCGGACCTCGACCGGATCCGCGCCGAGGCACACAAGTTGGCCACCGACTACGACCTCGAAGGCCGGACGGTCGCGAGACGACTCGACAAGGCGATGGACATCGCGCCGCACGAGCCGGGCCTGATGAAGAGGCTGGGTGATGCGTTCGTCAGCATCGGCAAAGCCTTGAGCAAGATCGACGACATGGTCGCGGCGGCCGTCAGCGCAGCCGTGGCCGATGCTGTCAAGTGGCTCAAGGCGCATGCGAACGCCATCGCGGCCCTCGGCGATGTCCTCGCGACCGTGAGTGGCGCGCTGGGCGCGATTTCGCTGGTGATCCTCCTTGTCGCCCCGGTAACAGGTCCGTTGGCTCCCGAGTTCGCGGCAGCGGCGGCAGCTGTCGGTGTCGCCTCAGGCGCCTTCGCCATCGGCGCACTGGGGTTGCACGGCGTCGCCCGGGCCGTCGGAGGAGAATCCGTGGTCTCCAACCGGACATTGGTCCAGGACGTTCTCGGCGCGCTGCCATTCGGCGGTGCCTTCAAGGGCGTCTCGCGAGTGGTCGCAGCCAGCCGTGCGGCGGACGCGACAGCCAACTTCGGTCTGGTGGACACCGTCGCTTCCTTCATCGCCGATCCGACCGCGCTCGGGTACTTCGCCCCGAAGAACGACCGACAAGCCGTCGAAGCGGCACTGCCGGGCGGTGATCTCCTCGTGGCGTTCGAGAACGCCTGGAAAACTGGCAGCGACAAGGACAAGGCAGCCCAGTAG